One genomic segment of Panicum virgatum strain AP13 chromosome 2N, P.virgatum_v5, whole genome shotgun sequence includes these proteins:
- the LOC120658130 gene encoding 12-oxophytodienoate reductase 1-like: MMHQAAPATEVIPLMTPYKMGPFSLSHRVVLAPLTRCRSYGNVPQPHAAVYYSQRATKGGLLIAEATGVSATALGFLETPGIWTQEQVEAWKPIVDAVHRKGGIFFCQIWHVGRASTNELQPDGQAPISSTDKQISPNAVPGEVYSKPRRLPKEEIPAIIDDFRRAARNAIAAGFDGVEIHGGHGYLIEQFMKDGSNDRADEYGGSLENRCRFAVEVVDAVVGEVGASRVGMRLSPFMDIMDCADSDPLALASYMVRELNKHHGFLYCHMVEPRMAFKGTFVVDGRKQRQIPHGLLPFRKAFDGTFIAAGAYDLEEGNKAVASGYTDLVAYGRLFLANPDLPKRFELGAPLNKYDRSTFYTQDPVIGYTDYPFLNEDHDDSVVHT; the protein is encoded by the exons ATGATGCATCAAGCTGCGCCTGCGACGGAGGTGATCCCGCTGATGACGCCGTACAAGATGGGCCCATTCTCGCTCTCCCACCGGGTGGTCCTCGCGCCCCTCACGCGCTGCCGCTCCTACGGCAACGTGCCGCAGCCGCACGCTGCGGTGTACTACTCGCAGCGCGCCACCAAGGGCGGCCTCCTCATCGCCGAGGCCACGGGGGTGTCTGCCACCGCGCTGGGGTTCCTGGAGACCCCCGGCATATGGACGCAAGAGCAGGTCGAGGCATGGAAGCCCATCGTCGACGCCGTCCACCGGAAAGGCGGGATCTTCTTCTGCCAGATTTGGCACGTCGGCAGGGCCTCCACCAACG AGCTTCAGCCCGATGGGCAGGCGCCTATCTCGAGCACGGACAAGCAGATTTCCCCCAACGCCGTGCCAGGCGAGGTGTACTCAAAACCACGGCGGCTCCCGAAAGAAGAGATCCCCGCGATCATCGACGACTTCAGGCGCGCTGCGCGGAACGCCATCGCGGCCGGGTTCGACGGCGTGGAGATCCACGGCGGGCACGGGTACCTCATCGAGCAGTTCATGAAGGACGGCAGCAACGACCGCGCCGACGAGTACGGCGGCAGCCTCGAGAACCGGTGCCGCTTCGCGGTGGAGGTCGTCGACGCCGTCGTCGGCGAGGTGGGCGCGAGCCGCGTCGGCATGAGGCTGTCGCCGTTCATGGACATCATGGACTGTGCGGACTCCGACCCGCTGGCGCTCGCCAGCTACATGGTGCGGGAGCTCAACAAGCATCATGGCTTCCTCTACTGCCACATGGTGGAGCCTCGAATGGCCTTCAAGGGCACGTTTGTTGTTGATGGTCGCAAGCAGAGGCAGATTCCACACGGGCTCTTGCCGTTTCGGAAGGCATTCGATGGGACGTTCATTGCCGCTGGGGCCTATGACCTAGAGGAAGGCAACAAGGCAGTGGCCAGTGGCTACACAGACCTCGTAGCTTACGGGCGGCTCTTCTTGGCTAACCCGGATCTGCCTAAACGGTTCGAGCTAGGTGCACCATTGAACAAGTATGACCGTTCTACCTTCTACACACAAGACCCTGTTATCGGCTACACGGACTACCCTTTCCTTAATGAAGACCATGATGACTCGGTTGTTCATACTTAA